The Bacillota bacterium genome contains a region encoding:
- a CDS encoding phage portal protein, with product MRGSWIRRVKRAIGEMSRLRGYSPFGVTTGGYAVYQLDSSRVDYELARELYENSRDGYKLGAGFARGIINTPVAFMGVPRFLSDDDDAQAVLDGFFGANRSRVQRTHRNALRDGDCFVWITREETDKELYPELKTRLVYHIIPPEQVDEIKRNPVTGDAYEYILKSKHTWTDEHGSKRQATVTQRITRDTRTIVVDGDQVPGVRPGTEENIWGFIPIVHFRNEGDETALFGRSELEPVEPFLKLYHDLMLHAAQGSKMHSTPRLKLKLKDVAAFLRHNFNITDPAEFAKRGGSINLQGHELLVFSTEEDAEFIEVKSATGDTIALLKLVFYCIVDTSETPEFVFGVHTPSSMSSVKEQMPVVVRKVARKRDQFADSWQLVGRIVLAMTAKSEGKAYSTYATELDWDEVDPRDEKEVAEILEKVAIALDRAVQGGFLSDDAAAEFLSRYVDTMRSYESEADDEPGERERIIRNRIERARLEDAEGLLDEKTKIDKFGGKQ from the coding sequence GTGCGCGGAAGCTGGATAAGACGGGTCAAACGGGCTATCGGCGAAATGAGCCGGCTGCGCGGGTACTCACCTTTCGGGGTGACCACCGGCGGCTATGCGGTCTACCAGCTGGACTCCAGCCGGGTGGACTACGAGCTGGCCCGGGAGCTTTACGAAAACAGCCGGGATGGGTACAAACTGGGGGCCGGGTTCGCGCGCGGCATCATCAACACGCCGGTGGCTTTCATGGGTGTGCCCCGCTTTCTTTCGGATGATGACGACGCCCAGGCGGTGCTGGATGGATTCTTCGGCGCCAACCGGTCCCGCGTGCAGCGGACACACCGCAACGCGCTGCGTGATGGAGACTGCTTTGTCTGGATCACGCGGGAAGAAACCGACAAGGAGCTCTACCCGGAGCTGAAGACCCGGTTGGTGTACCACATCATCCCGCCTGAGCAAGTGGACGAGATCAAACGTAACCCGGTCACCGGTGATGCATATGAGTATATACTGAAGTCCAAGCATACCTGGACGGACGAGCACGGCAGTAAGAGACAGGCGACCGTCACTCAGCGGATTACCCGTGATACCAGGACTATTGTGGTCGACGGCGACCAAGTCCCCGGAGTGCGACCGGGCACGGAAGAAAATATTTGGGGCTTCATTCCCATCGTCCATTTCCGGAACGAGGGCGACGAAACAGCGCTGTTCGGCCGTTCGGAGCTGGAGCCCGTCGAACCTTTCCTAAAGCTGTATCACGATCTGATGCTGCACGCCGCGCAAGGTTCCAAGATGCATTCCACTCCCCGGTTGAAGCTGAAGTTGAAAGACGTGGCCGCGTTTCTGCGCCACAATTTCAACATCACCGACCCGGCGGAGTTCGCAAAACGGGGCGGCAGCATCAATCTGCAGGGCCACGAACTGCTGGTCTTTTCGACCGAAGAGGATGCGGAATTCATTGAGGTAAAAAGCGCCACCGGGGATACCATCGCGCTGCTGAAGCTGGTTTTCTACTGCATCGTGGATACCAGCGAAACACCGGAATTCGTGTTTGGTGTGCATACTCCCAGCTCTATGTCATCGGTCAAAGAGCAAATGCCGGTCGTGGTGCGCAAGGTGGCCCGCAAGCGCGACCAGTTTGCGGACTCTTGGCAACTCGTGGGCCGGATCGTATTGGCGATGACGGCCAAGTCCGAGGGCAAAGCGTACTCAACCTATGCCACGGAACTGGACTGGGACGAAGTGGACCCGCGCGACGAAAAAGAGGTGGCCGAGATCCTGGAGAAGGTCGCCATCGCTCTGGACCGCGCTGTGCAGGGCGGGTTCCTCTCCGATGACGCGGCCGCCGAATTCCTCAGTCGGTACGTGGACACCATGCGCAGTTATGAGTCCGAAGCGGATGATGAACCGGGAGAAAGAGAACGGATCATCAGGAACCGAATCGAAAGAGCCCGGTTGGAGGACGCGGAAGGTCTACTGGATGAAAAAACGAAGATCGACAAGTTTGGCGGTAAGCAATGA
- the terL gene encoding phage terminase large subunit, with protein sequence MSILEGLVQGRSGDSSRKRRGQRDLDYFGKAYFPHYFSRPSPEFHRELDQIWLEGVIDTETGTRRAVGAPRGHAKSTTLTFKNALHAILYGYKHYILIISDSSEQAEGFLTSIREEMEENELIIQDFGKLEGKVWKNSVLLTSTGVKIEALGAGKKVRGRKHKNWRPDLIILDDIENDENVRTPEQRKKLENWFYKAVSKAGDDYTDIIYIGTLLHYDSLLAKVLKNPAYRTKKYQAVLSFAKNQGLWDEWDEIYTDLSGEDREENARRFFEEHRDAMLEGARVLWEEKNSYYDLMVTRVSEGEASFNSELQNEPINPEDCLFDDGWFDYFNPVGMQFGRGFLFFGFVDPSLGKSKKSDFSAVITVALDTQTGYMYVLDADIERRHPDRIIADILEKERWLRRDYGRGYAKFGSESNQFQWFLKEELAKASAREKLYLPIEEVYQSKDKILRIQTLQPDIKNKYIKFNPRHRRLLEQLKYFPMADYDDGPDALEGCRTLCKNASTLDSGLMGIFRRARIYG encoded by the coding sequence ATGAGCATCCTTGAGGGCTTGGTCCAAGGCCGCAGCGGCGACTCGAGCAGAAAACGCCGCGGGCAGCGGGACCTGGACTACTTCGGCAAAGCTTATTTCCCCCACTACTTCTCTCGCCCGTCGCCGGAATTTCACCGGGAGCTGGATCAGATCTGGCTCGAAGGCGTCATCGACACGGAAACGGGTACCCGGCGCGCCGTCGGCGCCCCGCGCGGGCACGCCAAGAGCACCACGCTCACGTTCAAAAATGCGTTGCACGCCATCCTCTATGGCTACAAGCACTATATCCTCATTATCTCGGACAGCAGCGAGCAGGCCGAGGGTTTTCTAACCAGCATCCGCGAGGAGATGGAAGAAAACGAGCTGATCATCCAGGACTTCGGGAAGCTGGAAGGCAAGGTCTGGAAGAACAGCGTCCTGTTGACCAGCACCGGCGTCAAGATCGAGGCCCTGGGCGCCGGCAAGAAGGTCCGCGGCCGGAAGCACAAGAACTGGCGGCCGGACTTGATCATCCTGGACGACATTGAAAACGACGAGAACGTCCGGACGCCGGAGCAGCGCAAGAAGCTGGAGAACTGGTTCTACAAGGCCGTGTCCAAAGCGGGCGACGACTACACGGACATCATCTACATCGGCACCCTCCTGCACTACGACAGCCTGCTGGCCAAAGTGCTCAAGAACCCGGCCTACCGGACCAAGAAATACCAGGCGGTACTGAGCTTCGCCAAGAACCAGGGGCTGTGGGATGAGTGGGATGAGATCTACACCGACCTGTCTGGCGAAGACCGCGAGGAGAATGCGCGACGGTTTTTTGAAGAGCATCGTGACGCCATGCTGGAGGGGGCCCGGGTTCTCTGGGAGGAGAAAAACAGTTATTACGACCTGATGGTGACCCGGGTTTCCGAGGGCGAGGCCAGCTTCAACTCGGAGCTGCAGAACGAGCCGATCAACCCCGAAGACTGCCTCTTTGACGATGGATGGTTTGACTACTTCAACCCCGTGGGGATGCAGTTCGGCAGAGGCTTTCTCTTTTTCGGTTTTGTGGACCCGTCTCTGGGCAAGAGCAAAAAATCGGACTTTTCCGCGGTCATTACCGTCGCCTTGGACACGCAGACTGGCTACATGTACGTCTTGGACGCCGATATTGAGCGGCGGCACCCGGACCGGATCATTGCCGACATCCTGGAGAAAGAACGCTGGCTGCGCAGGGATTACGGCCGGGGTTATGCTAAGTTCGGCTCCGAGTCGAACCAGTTTCAGTGGTTCTTGAAGGAAGAGCTGGCCAAGGCCAGCGCCCGTGAGAAGCTGTACCTGCCCATCGAAGAAGTCTATCAGTCAAAGGATAAGATCCTGCGCATCCAGACCCTGCAGCCGGATATCAAGAACAAGTACATCAAGTTCAACCCCAGGCACCGCCGGCTGCTGGAACAGCTCAAGTATTTCCCCATGGCCGATTACGACGACGGACCGGACGCCCTGGAGGGCTGCCGCACCCTGTGCAAGAACGCATCCACCCTGGATTCGGGGCTGATGGGGATCTTCCGCCGGGCCAGGATTTACGGGTAA
- the loaP gene encoding antiterminator LoaP — protein sequence MVEWYVLHTKTAQEAEVSRRVRDAGIHALVPRRQMMERRRGVTKKVTRCLFPGYVFVNTALEPNDYYTLTGIGGVIRILGAGRPQPVRPAEMNRVLSLVRDDELIGVSTALLERDGVRIVSGPLRGLEGQIVKLDRRKGRAKVNIPLFGEPKIIELSVNVLQKSE from the coding sequence ATGGTTGAGTGGTATGTACTGCATACCAAAACGGCGCAAGAGGCTGAGGTCAGCCGCCGCGTGCGGGACGCGGGGATTCACGCCCTGGTCCCCCGCCGACAGATGATGGAGCGGCGACGCGGCGTGACAAAAAAGGTGACCAGGTGTTTGTTTCCGGGCTATGTGTTCGTAAACACAGCATTGGAGCCGAATGACTACTACACACTCACTGGAATTGGCGGCGTAATCCGGATCTTGGGCGCCGGCAGACCGCAGCCGGTACGGCCGGCGGAGATGAACCGGGTACTTAGCCTGGTGCGGGACGATGAACTGATCGGTGTATCGACTGCCTTGCTTGAGCGGGATGGGGTCCGGATAGTGTCGGGACCGTTGCGGGGTTTAGAGGGGCAAATCGTTAAGTTGGATCGGCGCAAGGGCCGGGCGAAGGTCAATATCCCACTGTTTGGCGAGCCCAAGATCATTGAGTTGAGCGTAAACGTGTTGCAAAAGTCCGAGTAA
- a CDS encoding phage protein Gp27 family protein, protein MGKERERHRIKSRVDELPEDVRARLDEMLANVNYTYEQIAAEITSRGHGAFRISKSSVGRYALNKNAAARRLKEAYEKTRLLVQTVKENQNIEASDAAETILINALTERLATAEDEWDRMPLDKVGRLLVYLQRSIVHKEKFRAEQGRLIKQAVQEVKDELAKELKRNPDLHEKICCLLDDKIVSRLEDKDG, encoded by the coding sequence ATGGGCAAGGAGCGTGAACGCCACCGGATCAAGTCACGGGTGGACGAACTTCCGGAAGATGTCCGTGCGCGGCTGGATGAGATGCTGGCCAACGTGAACTATACCTACGAGCAGATCGCGGCCGAAATTACATCACGGGGGCATGGAGCCTTTCGGATATCAAAATCCAGCGTCGGACGGTATGCGCTGAACAAGAACGCGGCCGCCCGGCGGCTGAAGGAAGCGTATGAGAAGACCCGGCTCCTGGTCCAGACTGTTAAGGAGAACCAGAACATCGAGGCCTCGGACGCCGCAGAGACGATCTTGATCAATGCCCTGACCGAGCGATTGGCCACCGCCGAGGATGAGTGGGATCGAATGCCTCTGGACAAGGTGGGCCGGCTCCTGGTCTACCTGCAGAGGAGTATCGTCCACAAGGAGAAGTTCCGGGCGGAGCAGGGTCGGCTGATTAAACAAGCCGTCCAGGAGGTCAAGGATGAGCTGGCCAAGGAGCTGAAGCGCAACCCCGATCTGCATGAGAAGATCTGCTGCTTGTTGGATGACAAGATCGTCTCCCGCTTAGAGGACAAGGATGGTTGA
- a CDS encoding regulatory protein GemA, protein MGEPITAAQRKKIFAVTRELGIDDDLRRAIIQNVAGKESMSKLTKAEAIRVIDELERRIGRARSGRASRKQIWKINELARALGWADNPRRVQGFVKKYAGVDRLEWLTTAQAWRVIEGLKKLLERQEQGAAEET, encoded by the coding sequence ATGGGTGAACCGATCACGGCGGCGCAGCGCAAGAAGATCTTCGCGGTGACGCGGGAACTGGGAATTGACGACGATCTGCGGCGGGCTATCATCCAAAACGTGGCCGGCAAGGAGAGCATGTCAAAGCTCACAAAGGCGGAGGCGATCCGGGTGATTGATGAACTTGAGCGCCGGATCGGCCGCGCGCGATCCGGACGGGCCAGCAGGAAACAGATCTGGAAGATCAACGAACTGGCCCGGGCGCTGGGCTGGGCGGACAATCCCAGGCGGGTCCAAGGTTTTGTGAAGAAGTACGCTGGCGTGGACCGGCTGGAGTGGTTGACGACCGCCCAGGCATGGCGGGTAATCGAGGGACTTAAGAAGCTCTTGGAGCGCCAGGAGCAAGGCGCTGCCGAAGAAACCTAA
- a CDS encoding Mor transcription activator family protein translates to MRELQERDNIEIETEDLPEPYHRMAELIGLEATLLLAHEFGGRQLYFPQPARIVQEARDRRIRAEFNGYNIDDLSRKFEMSERSIRRVIENSPLSVSLKGL, encoded by the coding sequence ATGCGGGAGCTGCAGGAGCGGGATAACATCGAGATTGAGACGGAAGATCTGCCGGAGCCGTATCACCGGATGGCGGAGCTGATCGGGCTCGAAGCAACCCTTTTGCTGGCCCACGAGTTCGGCGGGCGGCAGCTTTACTTTCCGCAACCGGCACGCATAGTCCAAGAAGCCCGTGACCGGCGGATCAGGGCGGAGTTCAATGGATACAACATTGATGATTTGTCCCGTAAATTCGAGATGTCGGAACGCAGTATTCGAAGAGTTATTGAGAATTCGCCATTGTCAGTCAGCCTTAAAGGACTTTAG
- a CDS encoding DUF4926 domain-containing protein, whose translation MKFEELDVVRLTRDFPEHGLKNGDTGTVVMAFRHPDEAYTVEFGDEGETPALEEFGPDDLELVHSIGSVGKP comes from the coding sequence ATGAAGTTCGAGGAACTTGATGTGGTACGATTGACCAGGGATTTTCCGGAGCACGGACTGAAAAACGGTGACACCGGAACGGTGGTAATGGCGTTTCGGCATCCGGATGAAGCCTACACAGTGGAATTCGGCGACGAGGGAGAAACCCCGGCCCTGGAGGAGTTCGGCCCCGACGATTTGGAACTGGTTCACAGCATAGGCTCCGTCGGCAAGCCATAA
- a CDS encoding capsid cement protein — protein sequence MQMYQGQPVPTTVHQSTDPKVSNGRAVQVTVPQNTTISAGKFYLIGGFLGAAMRSVTTGAGETAELVLNIEQAEYETDQILTTDAMAGGADIYWDAANNRFTQAAPGNRYAGRVTLAKDANNVIRFKLADQPGALRQAAAQANSTAGDVAAIVGDFNALLAKLRTAGIIAS from the coding sequence ATGCAGATGTACCAGGGTCAACCGGTACCGACCACAGTGCACCAGAGCACCGACCCCAAGGTATCGAACGGCAGAGCGGTGCAAGTGACCGTGCCGCAAAACACCACTATTTCTGCGGGTAAGTTCTACCTGATCGGCGGGTTTTTGGGCGCGGCCATGCGGAGCGTTACCACCGGCGCGGGAGAAACGGCCGAGCTGGTGCTGAACATCGAACAGGCGGAGTACGAGACGGACCAGATCCTGACCACCGATGCCATGGCGGGCGGCGCGGACATCTACTGGGACGCCGCCAACAACCGCTTTACCCAGGCGGCGCCCGGCAATCGTTACGCGGGCCGGGTGACGTTGGCCAAAGACGCCAACAATGTAATCCGGTTCAAGCTTGCGGATCAGCCCGGTGCGCTCCGGCAGGCTGCGGCGCAGGCCAACAGCACGGCGGGGGATGTGGCGGCCATTGTTGGTGATTTCAATGCGCTGCTGGCCAAGCTCCGGACAGCCGGCATCATTGCATCGTAA
- a CDS encoding DUF6883 domain-containing protein: MSPREIDQIAAATRNEEYKRRFLQARREFIELRLKQDLEIRQVYARSADHIAAEIRKLVLKAPSSYIRKQQLEELEKMLRLEAGQLTDDLAAALRRQIHGAVEAGTTYSKGVTTTLFQDAGSTLVTASGINSMFARVNARAVEAAWQRTHKGLKVSDRIWRTGENYGKQLTRLVQESAAAGQDAVKTARMLERYVKQGTGTLLRDYPEAWERLKGRVPKDISYEALRLARTEATAAFGQASINSARLTPSYVGIKYCLSAQHRIYDICDVLATADEDGLGPGVYAAGNEPVYPAHPNTLSFLVPVHTQPEEMADKIKEWTQDPAAQPDLENWYNNVYKGFSAGPPGGIIREKAWAEKPLPGLERAYIAPPKLLKYSLDKEHPRGKNKAIVFERVLGYDPSTAGRLERDILDNLPYYNAVDKGRDQYGHRYQVIMALTGPNGNTADVVTAWRIKTGKDFPELVTTLVAKKKKVKK; this comes from the coding sequence ATGAGCCCGCGGGAGATCGACCAGATCGCGGCCGCCACCCGAAACGAGGAGTATAAGCGGCGTTTCCTGCAGGCCCGGCGGGAGTTTATCGAGCTGCGCCTGAAACAGGATCTGGAGATCAGACAGGTCTATGCGCGGTCCGCCGACCACATCGCCGCCGAGATACGGAAACTGGTCCTTAAAGCCCCTTCAAGCTACATCAGGAAACAACAGCTCGAAGAGCTGGAGAAGATGCTGCGGCTGGAGGCCGGCCAGCTGACGGACGATTTGGCTGCGGCGTTGCGCCGGCAGATCCACGGCGCGGTCGAAGCCGGGACGACCTACTCCAAAGGAGTGACGACCACCCTCTTCCAAGATGCGGGCAGCACCCTGGTGACCGCATCCGGCATTAACAGCATGTTCGCCCGGGTCAACGCCCGGGCGGTGGAAGCCGCGTGGCAGCGGACCCACAAGGGGCTAAAGGTGTCGGACCGGATCTGGCGCACCGGGGAGAACTACGGTAAGCAACTGACCAGGCTCGTGCAGGAATCGGCGGCCGCTGGCCAGGACGCGGTGAAGACCGCCCGGATGTTGGAACGATACGTAAAGCAGGGCACTGGGACGCTCCTGCGGGACTACCCCGAGGCGTGGGAGCGCCTCAAGGGGCGCGTGCCGAAGGACATCAGCTACGAGGCGCTGCGCCTGGCGCGCACCGAGGCCACGGCCGCCTTCGGCCAGGCCAGTATCAACAGTGCGCGGCTCACTCCCTCCTACGTCGGGATCAAGTATTGTCTTTCGGCACAGCATCGGATCTACGACATCTGTGACGTACTGGCGACCGCCGACGAGGACGGTCTGGGGCCGGGAGTGTACGCCGCGGGTAACGAGCCGGTCTATCCTGCGCATCCGAACACACTGAGCTTTCTGGTACCGGTACACACCCAGCCGGAGGAAATGGCCGATAAGATCAAGGAATGGACACAGGACCCGGCTGCCCAGCCCGACCTGGAAAATTGGTACAATAATGTCTACAAAGGGTTTAGCGCCGGGCCGCCAGGTGGTATAATCAGAGAAAAGGCATGGGCCGAAAAGCCGCTGCCGGGGCTGGAACGGGCCTATATTGCCCCGCCGAAGCTGTTGAAGTATTCCCTGGACAAGGAGCACCCCAGGGGGAAGAACAAGGCGATAGTTTTCGAGAGAGTCCTTGGATATGACCCGAGCACCGCCGGGCGCCTGGAGAGAGATATCTTGGATAACCTGCCCTATTACAATGCGGTCGATAAGGGCCGTGATCAATATGGGCACAGGTATCAAGTGATCATGGCACTGACGGGGCCGAACGGCAACACGGCAGATGTGGTGACGGCGTGGCGCATCAAGACGGGCAAGGACTTCCCCGAGCTGGTGACTACTCTGGTTGCCAAGAAGAAGAAGGTGAAGAAATGA
- a CDS encoding 3D domain-containing protein produces the protein MSGADRLQKELAGRQELLDLNRMLLDEIVELRRENEELRARWQEWVEIWQVETFESTAYTAQCGNGDGFTASMTIPVPGHTVAVDPGVIPLGSWIYVQGLGWRMAEDTGAAIRGRSIDLYMGAGSAARNDALRWGRKQVLVAYKTAPVMAR, from the coding sequence TTGTCCGGAGCCGATAGGCTGCAGAAGGAACTTGCCGGCAGACAGGAGCTGCTGGACCTCAACCGGATGCTGCTGGACGAGATTGTTGAGCTGCGGCGGGAAAACGAGGAGTTGCGGGCGCGGTGGCAGGAGTGGGTGGAAATCTGGCAGGTGGAGACGTTCGAGTCCACAGCTTACACCGCGCAGTGCGGGAATGGCGACGGTTTCACAGCCAGCATGACTATTCCGGTACCGGGACATACCGTGGCGGTGGACCCCGGAGTCATCCCCCTGGGCAGCTGGATCTACGTTCAGGGGCTGGGTTGGCGGATGGCCGAAGACACGGGAGCGGCCATCCGGGGCAGGTCAATCGATCTTTATATGGGCGCCGGGTCGGCGGCCAGGAACGACGCTCTGCGCTGGGGACGCAAGCAGGTGCTGGTTGCTTATAAGACGGCCCCAGTGATGGCGAGGTGA
- a CDS encoding transcriptional regulator — translation MGEMTWLPAAVSGEMRPDDVPAAPGVDLSALKAGDQDPLEVVVEIAPGKSKRGWNYKMPALEAIVRRVQEQTLNGFLGHQKADDVPTQFPAVVTHWVGAKMQNGKAYFRGVVDQAAVDLKRWIRTGRVKQVSIFGYPKLRTAGGETEVIDYEALSIDWTPLDRAGMQTRIVATGEIEGGKAMGWKELVQQLKGLLQSGDVTLAQVAGEMGWTPEQVAGAIDGKWVERKAGAEKAALQAVAEALGVTGEMDIVQAARDAKAAMDKDRERSQQALVDGVLKEKVAGEMAQALIRKMLQPAGKTKEQIVGEIDALLAEASVKEALSRLHTDTPAMVAGAVRAVGDKGGPANVRVKRTAI, via the coding sequence GTGGGAGAAATGACATGGCTGCCGGCAGCCGTCTCCGGGGAGATGCGGCCCGATGATGTGCCGGCGGCGCCGGGCGTGGATCTGTCGGCGCTTAAAGCCGGCGACCAGGACCCCCTGGAGGTCGTGGTCGAGATTGCCCCGGGCAAGAGTAAGCGAGGTTGGAACTACAAGATGCCGGCGCTGGAAGCCATCGTCCGGCGTGTCCAAGAGCAAACGCTGAACGGGTTCTTGGGGCACCAGAAGGCCGACGATGTGCCCACCCAGTTCCCGGCGGTTGTAACCCATTGGGTCGGAGCCAAGATGCAGAACGGCAAAGCGTATTTTCGGGGCGTGGTTGACCAGGCGGCGGTGGATCTCAAACGCTGGATACGCACCGGACGGGTTAAGCAGGTGTCCATCTTCGGCTATCCCAAGCTGCGGACGGCGGGCGGAGAGACCGAGGTTATTGACTATGAGGCGCTTTCAATTGACTGGACGCCTCTGGACCGGGCGGGGATGCAAACCAGAATAGTGGCCACTGGTGAGATTGAAGGAGGCAAAGCGATGGGTTGGAAAGAGTTGGTGCAGCAACTGAAGGGCTTGCTGCAGAGCGGTGATGTGACCCTGGCCCAGGTGGCCGGGGAGATGGGCTGGACGCCGGAGCAGGTGGCCGGGGCGATTGACGGCAAGTGGGTGGAGCGCAAGGCCGGCGCGGAGAAAGCAGCGCTGCAGGCCGTGGCCGAAGCCCTGGGCGTGACCGGCGAAATGGACATCGTACAGGCGGCCAGGGATGCCAAGGCGGCTATGGACAAAGACCGCGAGCGTAGCCAGCAGGCCCTGGTCGACGGCGTGCTCAAAGAAAAAGTCGCCGGCGAGATGGCTCAGGCGTTGATTCGGAAGATGTTGCAGCCGGCGGGCAAGACCAAGGAGCAGATCGTCGGCGAGATCGACGCACTGCTGGCCGAAGCGTCGGTAAAGGAGGCCCTGAGTCGGCTGCACACTGACACGCCGGCAATGGTCGCCGGCGCCGTGCGCGCCGTCGGCGACAAAGGCGGTCCCGCCAACGTGCGCGTAAAGCGGACCGCCATTTAA
- a CDS encoding host-nuclease inhibitor Gam family protein: MARVRIEGTALRSWDDVNLNLKEIGECELAVEAIEAELTEMIHDLKLDAEMRAKPHKDRVKKLEVEIKEFTEARRDDLGKKKTMLLNFGKLGFRKSTKVKLPRAANRLAEIIRNLKAFGMTDCVVQPPEKVDKEALKKYPPAEILKVGAGVDVDDVFWYEWDRERLRDQG; encoded by the coding sequence ATGGCACGGGTGAGAATCGAAGGCACTGCGTTACGGAGCTGGGATGATGTGAACCTCAATTTAAAAGAGATCGGGGAATGTGAGCTGGCCGTCGAGGCTATTGAGGCTGAGCTGACAGAGATGATCCACGATCTGAAGTTGGATGCCGAGATGCGGGCCAAGCCGCACAAGGATCGGGTCAAAAAGCTTGAGGTGGAAATCAAGGAGTTCACCGAGGCCCGCCGCGACGACCTGGGCAAGAAAAAAACGATGCTTCTGAACTTCGGCAAGTTGGGCTTTCGGAAGAGCACGAAGGTCAAGTTGCCCCGGGCAGCCAACAGGCTGGCGGAGATCATTAGAAACCTCAAGGCTTTTGGGATGACCGACTGTGTGGTGCAGCCACCGGAAAAGGTGGACAAGGAAGCACTGAAAAAGTACCCCCCGGCCGAGATCTTAAAGGTGGGCGCGGGTGTCGATGTGGACGATGTGTTTTGGTACGAGTGGGATCGTGAAAGGCTGCGTGATCAGGGCTGA
- a CDS encoding peptidoglycan recognition family protein, giving the protein MQITETGLRFNGALPPRASTRRIVVHHTASGDVSIETVHQWHRSHPNNWAGVGYHYLLRRNGVIERGRPEHMQGAHAPVANADGIGIALAGDFTSARPAPEQMQSLAWLIGDIRRRYGNIPVIGHKDVGATACPGTMFPWAELEKLLEAGSAGVGVGVTVLFNGRRTKIPAQIVDGRTQMQLDSQWVQLRSVIEMIPQATIDWDATTQTVDVIVPAKGV; this is encoded by the coding sequence GTGCAGATCACAGAGACGGGCCTCCGGTTTAATGGCGCTCTGCCCCCGCGGGCAAGCACTCGGCGCATCGTGGTACACCACACCGCATCGGGGGACGTTTCAATTGAGACTGTTCACCAATGGCATAGAAGCCATCCCAATAATTGGGCCGGTGTGGGATACCACTATCTTTTGCGCCGGAACGGCGTTATCGAGCGGGGCCGGCCCGAGCATATGCAGGGAGCCCACGCGCCGGTTGCAAACGCTGACGGAATCGGTATCGCCCTGGCCGGTGATTTTACAAGTGCGCGACCGGCGCCGGAGCAGATGCAGTCGCTGGCTTGGCTCATCGGGGACATCCGGAGGCGATATGGCAACATCCCGGTGATCGGCCATAAAGATGTGGGTGCCACAGCCTGCCCAGGGACGATGTTCCCCTGGGCAGAGCTGGAAAAGTTGCTGGAGGCAGGCAGTGCCGGCGTCGGCGTCGGCGTCACGGTACTCTTTAATGGTCGGCGGACGAAGATCCCGGCGCAGATCGTGGACGGGCGGACCCAGATGCAACTGGATAGCCAGTGGGTGCAGCTGCGGAGCGTAATTGAGATGATTCCGCAGGCAACCATCGACTGGGACGCGACCACGCAGACGGTGGATGTAATTGTTCCCGCAAAGGGGGTGTAG